From a single Bacillus sp. NEB1478 genomic region:
- a CDS encoding DUF441 domain-containing protein, producing the protein MEPIIFLVGLLIIGVIAKNQSLMIAAGFLILLKLTGFSGKWFSFIQQKGINWGVTIITIAVLIPIATGDIGFKQLQESLKSYYAWIALLSGIFVAVIASKGLHLLQNDPHITAALVFGTILAVAIFKGVAVGPLIGAGIAYLAMRIVDFFTT; encoded by the coding sequence ATGGAACCTATTATTTTTTTAGTTGGACTTTTGATTATTGGAGTGATTGCTAAGAATCAATCACTTATGATAGCCGCAGGTTTTTTAATTCTTTTGAAATTAACAGGATTCAGCGGGAAATGGTTTTCATTTATTCAGCAAAAAGGAATTAACTGGGGAGTTACAATTATAACAATAGCTGTTTTAATTCCTATAGCAACTGGGGATATCGGCTTTAAGCAGCTTCAGGAATCCTTAAAATCGTATTATGCTTGGATCGCTTTGCTTTCGGGTATTTTTGTTGCTGTTATTGCTAGTAAAGGGCTGCACCTATTACAAAATGACCCTCATATAACGGCAGCATTAGTATTTGGCACAATTCTTGCAGTTGCCATTTTTAAGGGTGTGGCAGTAGGACCGTTAATTGGTGCAGGCATAGCTTATTTAGCGATGAGAATTGTGGATTTCTTTACAACGTAG
- the accA gene encoding acetyl-CoA carboxylase carboxyl transferase subunit alpha, producing MADLEFEKPIHELQKKIAELRAFMDGKGIDLTDEIKRLEEKLSNLEQSTYSEMKPWDRVQIARHAERPTTLDYIKYLFTDFIELHGDRFFGDDEAIVGGVAFYKELPVTVIGHQRGKDTKENLRRNFGMPHPEGYRKALRLMKQAEKFNRPIICFIDTKGAYPGKAAEERGQSEAIARNLVEMAGLTVPVICIVIGEGGSGGALALGVGNYVHMLENSTYSVISPEGAAAILWKDASLAKRAAESMKITAPDLKELGVIDEIIEEVKGGAHKNAKLQSERIDEVLEVSLNTLLSMSSEELIEQRYEKYKKIGQFGYVSDSIVVK from the coding sequence ATGGCAGATCTAGAATTTGAAAAACCGATCCACGAACTTCAAAAGAAAATAGCAGAACTAAGAGCTTTTATGGACGGAAAAGGCATCGATTTAACCGATGAGATTAAAAGACTCGAAGAAAAGCTATCCAATTTGGAACAAAGTACGTATTCAGAAATGAAACCATGGGACCGTGTTCAGATTGCCAGACATGCGGAGCGCCCGACTACCCTTGATTATATTAAATATTTATTTACGGATTTCATAGAGCTTCATGGTGACCGTTTTTTTGGAGATGATGAAGCAATTGTAGGCGGAGTGGCCTTTTACAAAGAACTTCCGGTTACTGTAATTGGTCATCAAAGAGGTAAAGACACGAAAGAAAACTTGCGCCGTAATTTTGGAATGCCGCATCCTGAAGGCTACCGTAAGGCATTGCGACTTATGAAACAAGCTGAGAAATTTAACAGGCCGATTATCTGTTTTATTGATACAAAGGGAGCTTATCCAGGTAAAGCTGCAGAAGAAAGAGGCCAAAGTGAAGCAATTGCCCGAAATCTCGTTGAAATGGCAGGATTAACAGTTCCTGTTATTTGTATTGTTATCGGTGAAGGGGGCAGTGGCGGAGCTCTTGCCTTAGGTGTCGGAAATTACGTTCACATGCTTGAGAATTCCACGTATTCTGTAATTTCACCTGAAGGAGCTGCAGCAATTCTTTGGAAGGATGCTTCTCTTGCCAAAAGAGCTGCTGAATCCATGAAAATTACAGCACCTGATTTGAAGGAATTGGGAGTTATCGATGAAATCATTGAAGAAGTAAAAGGTGGAGCGCATAAAAATGCAAAACTTCAATCTGAAAGAATTGACGAAGTTTTGGAAGTTTCTTTAAATACTCTCCTATCCATGTCTTCTGAAGAATTAATTGAACAGCGTTATGAAAAATATAAAAAAATCGGACAATTTGGGTATGTAAGCGATTCCATTGTTGTCAAATAG
- the citZ gene encoding citrate synthase gives MTATRGLEGIVATTSSVSSIIDDVLTYRGYSIDDLADHATFEEVVYLLWNKKLPNQSELEEFKSELSEASELPAELLEHMKSLPLKNAHPMTVLRTLISMLAMYDKDAEDMSTEGNYKKAIRLQAQIASIVTAFSRIREGKDPVSPKKELSFAGNFLYMLTGKEPDEISETAINKALVLHADHELNASTFTARVCVATLSDIYSGVTAAIGALKGPLHGGANEQVMKMLSEIGEEENVDSYLDKAIENKQKIMGFGHRVYKNGDPRAKHLREMSKQLTTITGEEKWYTMSVKIEETLKEKKGLLPNVDFYSASVYHSLGIDHDLFTPIFAVSRISGWNAHILEQYEDNRLIRPRADYIGPDKQMYVPLEQR, from the coding sequence ATGACAGCTACAAGAGGATTAGAGGGAATTGTTGCAACAACTTCTTCTGTCAGTTCTATCATTGACGATGTATTAACCTATAGAGGATATAGCATTGATGACTTGGCTGATCACGCAACTTTTGAAGAAGTTGTTTACTTGTTATGGAACAAAAAACTTCCTAACCAATCGGAGTTAGAAGAGTTTAAGTCAGAGCTTTCAGAAGCGAGTGAACTTCCAGCAGAATTACTCGAACATATGAAATCGCTTCCTTTGAAAAATGCTCATCCTATGACAGTTTTACGTACCTTGATTTCTATGTTGGCGATGTACGATAAAGATGCAGAGGACATGTCTACGGAAGGCAATTACAAAAAAGCAATCCGTCTTCAAGCACAAATCGCGTCAATCGTAACTGCTTTCTCACGTATCAGAGAAGGCAAAGATCCTGTATCTCCTAAAAAAGAACTTAGTTTTGCAGGTAATTTCTTATATATGTTAACAGGCAAAGAGCCTGATGAGATTTCTGAAACTGCAATTAACAAGGCACTAGTATTGCATGCTGACCATGAGTTAAACGCTTCGACGTTTACTGCTCGTGTTTGTGTAGCTACACTATCTGATATTTATTCAGGTGTAACAGCTGCGATCGGAGCGTTAAAAGGACCGCTTCACGGCGGAGCAAATGAACAAGTTATGAAAATGCTTTCTGAGATCGGCGAAGAAGAAAATGTTGATTCATACTTGGATAAAGCAATTGAGAACAAACAAAAAATTATGGGCTTCGGACACCGAGTATACAAAAATGGTGATCCTCGTGCAAAACATCTTCGCGAGATGTCCAAGCAGCTGACTACTATTACAGGCGAAGAAAAATGGTACACGATGAGTGTCAAAATTGAAGAGACTCTTAAAGAAAAGAAAGGTCTTCTTCCAAACGTCGATTTTTATTCAGCTAGTGTATATCACAGTCTGGGAATTGACCATGATTTGTTTACTCCTATCTTTGCTGTAAGCCGTATTTCGGGCTGGAACGCACACATTTTGGAGCAATATGAAGATAACCGCCTAATCCGTCCTCGTGCAGATTATATCGGTCCTGATAAACAAATGTATGTTCCTTTAGAACAAAGATAA
- the pyk gene encoding pyruvate kinase, translating into MRKTKIVCTIGPASESIEKLKALMDAGMNVARLNFSHGDFEEHGQRIKNIREASAELGKTVAILLDTKGPEIRTQTLEGGVAELTVGNEIVISMEEVVGNEKKFSVTYPGLVDDVHVGSRILLDDGLIELEVTEIKAKELTAKILNSGTLKNKKGVNVPNVSVKLPGITEKDAMDIEFGIKQDVDFIAASFVRRATDVLEIREILDKNQANHIQIIPKIENQEGVDNIDEILAVSDGLMVARGDLGVEIPAEEVPLVQKMLIKKCNELGKPVITATQMLDSMQRNPRPTRAEASDVANAIFDGTDAIMLSGETAAGNYPVEAVLTMHKIASRAESSLNFKNLLSSRSKESKTTITDAISQSVSFTALNLDADAVITATEKGQTARMISKYRPKAPIIAVTSNEDVCRKLALVWGVTPVLGYKAKTTDEMFQVAIESALKADAVQHGNLVVITAGVPVGESGSTNLMKVHIIGDVLAKAQGIGQSSASGKVIVAKNAQEAMEKMTEGAILVTVGTDRDMISAFEKAAAVITEEGGLTSHAAVCGVSLSIPVIVGLQNATEIFKDGQEITIDASVGYIYDGRKNVI; encoded by the coding sequence ATGCGCAAAACTAAGATTGTTTGTACTATAGGTCCTGCAAGTGAAAGTATTGAAAAGCTAAAAGCATTGATGGATGCTGGAATGAATGTTGCACGGCTTAATTTTTCTCATGGTGACTTTGAAGAACACGGTCAAAGAATCAAAAATATCCGTGAAGCCTCTGCTGAGTTAGGGAAAACAGTAGCCATTTTATTGGATACAAAAGGTCCGGAAATCCGTACTCAAACACTTGAAGGCGGAGTAGCTGAATTGACAGTAGGAAATGAAATTGTTATTTCTATGGAAGAAGTCGTTGGGAACGAAAAGAAGTTTTCTGTGACTTATCCTGGACTTGTTGATGATGTTCATGTTGGTTCACGAATCTTGCTTGATGATGGTTTAATCGAACTTGAAGTAACTGAAATCAAAGCAAAAGAATTAACTGCTAAAATTCTTAACTCTGGAACTTTAAAAAATAAAAAAGGTGTAAACGTACCGAACGTTAGTGTGAAGCTTCCTGGCATTACAGAAAAGGATGCAATGGATATCGAATTCGGTATTAAACAAGACGTAGATTTTATCGCAGCATCTTTCGTTCGCCGTGCTACAGACGTTTTAGAGATTCGAGAAATTTTGGATAAAAATCAAGCGAACCATATTCAAATCATTCCTAAGATCGAGAACCAAGAAGGCGTTGATAACATTGACGAAATTCTTGCTGTTTCTGACGGTTTGATGGTAGCACGTGGAGATCTGGGAGTAGAAATTCCAGCTGAAGAAGTTCCTCTTGTGCAAAAAATGCTTATCAAAAAGTGCAACGAACTTGGAAAACCTGTAATCACGGCAACTCAAATGCTTGATTCTATGCAGCGCAATCCACGTCCAACACGTGCAGAGGCAAGTGACGTAGCGAATGCTATTTTTGATGGTACAGATGCTATTATGTTATCCGGAGAAACGGCTGCAGGGAACTATCCTGTTGAAGCTGTGTTAACGATGCATAAGATTGCCAGTCGTGCAGAGAGTTCATTAAACTTTAAAAATCTCCTGTCATCGAGAAGCAAAGAAAGTAAAACAACAATTACAGATGCTATCTCTCAATCTGTTTCCTTTACTGCACTGAACTTGGATGCCGATGCAGTCATTACAGCAACTGAAAAAGGCCAAACTGCAAGGATGATTTCAAAATATCGTCCAAAAGCACCGATTATTGCAGTAACGAGCAATGAAGATGTTTGCCGTAAGCTTGCACTTGTATGGGGAGTAACTCCTGTTTTAGGATACAAAGCGAAGACAACTGATGAAATGTTCCAAGTGGCGATTGAATCTGCTTTAAAAGCGGATGCGGTTCAGCATGGAAACTTAGTTGTAATCACTGCAGGTGTACCTGTTGGCGAATCTGGTTCCACAAATCTAATGAAGGTTCATATTATTGGTGATGTTCTTGCTAAAGCACAAGGAATCGGCCAATCTTCCGCATCAGGTAAAGTAATCGTTGCTAAAAATGCTCAAGAAGCAATGGAGAAAATGACAGAAGGAGCAATCCTTGTAACGGTTGGAACAGATCGTGATATGATTTCTGCTTTTGAAAAAGCTGCAGCAGTTATTACAGAAGAAGGCGGCTTAACAAGTCATGCAGCGGTTTGCGGTGTTTCCTTGAGTATACCGGTAATCGTTGGTCTTCAAAATGCTACTGAGATCTTTAAAGATGGACAAGAAATTACGATTGATGCTTCTGTAGGTTACATTTATGATGGCAGAAAGAACGTAATTTAA
- the pfkA gene encoding 6-phosphofructokinase has product MKRIGVLTSGGDAPGMNAAIRAVVRKGIFHNLEVYGIYNGYAGLISGNIKKLELGSVGDIIHRGGTMLHSARCLEFKTLEGQQEGIEQLKKIGIEGLVVIGGDGSFQGAKKLTEQGFPTIGVPGTIDNDIPGTDFTIGFDTALNTVIDAIDKIRDTATSHERTYIIEVMGRDAGDLALWAGLADGAESIIIPEEEHKVEQIVQKLKRGHERGKKHSIIIVAEGCGSGVDVANQIETLTGFETRVTVLGHIQRGGSPSGFDRVLASRLGARAVELLLDGKGGRTVGIENNKLVDYDITEVLSRKHTIDRDMYRLSQELSI; this is encoded by the coding sequence ATGAAACGGATAGGGGTTCTAACTAGTGGAGGCGATGCTCCCGGTATGAATGCTGCCATTCGTGCAGTGGTTCGTAAAGGGATTTTTCATAATTTAGAAGTTTATGGGATATACAATGGTTATGCAGGATTAATTTCAGGGAATATAAAGAAATTAGAGCTTGGATCTGTCGGTGATATCATCCACCGTGGAGGTACCATGCTTCATTCTGCTCGCTGTCTGGAATTCAAAACACTGGAAGGACAGCAAGAGGGAATTGAACAGTTAAAGAAAATTGGTATTGAAGGACTAGTCGTTATCGGCGGCGATGGATCTTTCCAGGGAGCTAAGAAATTAACTGAACAAGGATTCCCTACTATTGGGGTTCCGGGGACAATTGATAATGACATTCCTGGAACTGATTTCACAATTGGATTCGATACAGCTTTGAATACTGTGATAGATGCTATTGATAAGATTAGAGATACAGCTACTTCACATGAACGGACTTATATTATCGAAGTAATGGGTCGTGATGCAGGAGATCTTGCTTTATGGGCAGGACTTGCAGACGGTGCTGAGTCTATTATTATTCCAGAAGAAGAGCATAAAGTTGAGCAGATTGTACAGAAACTGAAAAGAGGTCATGAGCGCGGTAAAAAGCATAGTATTATTATCGTTGCTGAAGGCTGCGGAAGCGGTGTTGATGTAGCAAACCAGATCGAAACTCTTACTGGTTTTGAAACGAGGGTCACTGTTTTAGGCCATATTCAGCGAGGCGGATCTCCGTCAGGGTTTGACCGTGTATTAGCGAGCCGTCTTGGTGCCAGAGCTGTAGAACTCCTTTTAGATGGTAAAGGTGGCCGAACAGTGGGAATTGAAAATAATAAACTCGTCGATTATGACATTACAGAGGTTTTATCTAGAAAGCACACAATAGATAGAGATATGTATCGCTTATCTCAAGAGTTGTCTATATAA
- the ytvI gene encoding sporulation integral membrane protein YtvI: protein MLPEITHRILRLMSIVLIAILLIIAGYYISGILYPFIAGAIIALIINPIVSFLVKRFKINRALAVIISLLALLGFVVLLIILLVQEMMTGFAYIAHEIPGYIEELVYYFENYFKTNVLPLYHDLLSIYSKLGSNQQETVMDNIEKVGTNITTNATDITQGIINGVSFLVVSLPTILTVFTFSLLAAFFISKDWFRLTGYVTSVFPEKFTFTVEAVYIELRKALIGFLKAQLTLISITAVIVLAGLLILQIDYAVTISILIGAIDLLPYLGTGAVFLPWIAYCFLTGNFPLTIGLSILYGIVVIQRQVMEPKLLSSTIGLDPLATLISLFAGFQLFGFIGLIIGPVFLVIIRALYEAKFFQEIYQFIMRPVK, encoded by the coding sequence TTGCTTCCAGAAATTACACATCGAATACTTCGTTTAATGAGTATAGTGTTAATTGCTATCTTACTAATAATTGCAGGATATTACATTTCGGGAATTCTATATCCATTTATTGCAGGTGCAATTATAGCTCTTATCATCAACCCTATAGTCAGTTTTTTAGTAAAAAGATTTAAGATCAATCGGGCTCTTGCCGTTATTATATCCCTATTAGCCCTTCTCGGCTTTGTTGTATTGCTTATTATTCTTCTGGTTCAGGAAATGATGACGGGATTTGCCTATATCGCACATGAAATTCCAGGATATATCGAGGAACTTGTATATTATTTTGAGAACTATTTTAAAACAAATGTACTTCCTCTTTATCACGATTTATTATCGATATACAGCAAATTAGGTTCTAACCAGCAGGAAACAGTAATGGACAATATTGAAAAGGTTGGGACAAATATCACGACTAATGCTACAGATATAACACAAGGTATTATAAATGGTGTTTCTTTTTTGGTTGTTAGCCTTCCCACAATATTAACTGTATTTACCTTCTCCCTATTAGCTGCATTTTTTATCAGCAAGGATTGGTTTCGGTTAACAGGTTATGTTACAAGCGTTTTCCCTGAAAAATTCACCTTTACAGTAGAAGCCGTTTATATAGAGCTTCGTAAAGCATTAATTGGATTTCTTAAGGCCCAGCTCACATTAATATCCATTACAGCTGTTATAGTACTAGCAGGATTACTCATTTTGCAAATTGATTATGCTGTAACTATTTCAATCTTAATTGGAGCAATCGATCTTCTTCCCTATCTCGGCACAGGCGCTGTTTTCCTACCGTGGATCGCTTATTGCTTTTTAACCGGCAACTTTCCATTAACAATCGGCCTTTCTATCCTATATGGAATTGTGGTCATTCAAAGACAAGTTATGGAACCAAAATTATTATCTTCTACGATTGGATTAGATCCTCTCGCAACACTCATATCTTTGTTTGCAGGTTTTCAGTTATTCGGATTTATCGGTTTAATTATCGGTCCTGTTTTTCTCGTCATAATTCGTGCTTTATATGAAGCTAAGTTTTTCCAAGAAATCTATCAGTTTATTATGAGACCCGTCAAATAA
- a CDS encoding FxsA family protein, with amino-acid sequence MFRKLLFLFILVPAIEVGLFIAAGQYIGFPATITIIFLTGIIGAYLAKREGLETVKKVQTQLQKGQMPTDAVLDGACILVGGALLLAPGFLTDIMGFSLLFPPFRKVPKLWIKAFLYHKVKNGQFYFIRRR; translated from the coding sequence ATGTTCCGAAAATTATTGTTCCTATTTATTTTGGTCCCTGCTATTGAAGTCGGCTTGTTCATAGCTGCTGGCCAGTATATCGGATTTCCGGCAACGATCACTATCATTTTCTTAACAGGAATAATAGGGGCATATCTTGCAAAGCGGGAAGGACTGGAAACTGTTAAAAAAGTGCAGACTCAGCTTCAAAAGGGACAAATGCCTACAGATGCCGTATTAGATGGTGCCTGTATTTTAGTAGGCGGTGCACTTCTTTTAGCTCCAGGGTTTTTAACAGATATAATGGGGTTTTCCCTGCTTTTCCCGCCGTTTAGAAAAGTACCGAAGTTATGGATAAAAGCATTTTTATATCATAAAGTTAAAAACGGTCAATTTTATTTCATCAGAAGACGCTAA
- the accD gene encoding acetyl-CoA carboxylase, carboxyltransferase subunit beta, translating to MIKGLFVKKKKYATIPTDRAKQDVPEGIMSKCPECKHIMVSKELRKNLMVCTVCQYHYPMSSQERIASLIDEGTFVEYDSDMISGNPLDFPDYVEKLESDRKKTKINEAVVTGEGQINGINTAIAIMDSRFRMGSMGSVVGEKITRAIENAIEKKYPFVIFTASGGARMQEGVLSLMQMAKTSVALNKLSSRGLLFISVMTHPTTGGVSASFASVGDYNFAEPRALIGFAGRRIIEQTIRQELPDDFQTAEFLLKHGQLDDVIHRSQMKKTLGTLLKIHNEGRR from the coding sequence ATGATTAAAGGTTTGTTCGTAAAAAAGAAAAAATATGCCACAATACCGACCGATCGGGCAAAGCAAGATGTACCTGAAGGGATTATGAGTAAGTGTCCTGAATGTAAGCACATCATGGTTTCAAAAGAATTAAGAAAAAACTTGATGGTATGCACAGTATGTCAGTATCATTATCCGATGTCCTCACAAGAAAGAATAGCAAGTTTAATTGATGAGGGAACTTTTGTTGAATATGATTCGGATATGATTTCAGGCAATCCTTTAGATTTTCCGGATTATGTAGAGAAGCTTGAAAGCGACCGCAAAAAAACGAAAATTAATGAAGCGGTTGTTACTGGTGAAGGACAGATAAATGGCATAAATACAGCTATAGCGATCATGGACTCCCGTTTTAGAATGGGCAGTATGGGTTCAGTAGTCGGAGAGAAAATTACCCGTGCGATCGAGAACGCTATTGAAAAGAAATATCCATTTGTTATTTTTACCGCTTCAGGCGGTGCACGTATGCAAGAAGGTGTGCTGAGTCTGATGCAAATGGCGAAAACGAGTGTTGCATTAAATAAATTAAGTTCCAGAGGATTGTTATTTATTTCTGTTATGACACATCCTACTACTGGTGGTGTATCTGCAAGTTTTGCGTCTGTAGGTGATTATAATTTTGCTGAACCTCGTGCATTGATAGGGTTTGCAGGCAGAAGAATAATTGAGCAAACCATTCGCCAAGAACTTCCGGATGATTTTCAAACAGCAGAATTCTTATTAAAACATGGTCAATTAGATGATGTAATTCATCGTAGTCAGATGAAGAAAACATTAGGAACCTTGTTAAAAATCCACAACGAAGGGAGGCGTTAA